The Pectinophora gossypiella chromosome 15, ilPecGoss1.1, whole genome shotgun sequence genome has a window encoding:
- the LOC126373073 gene encoding uncharacterized protein LOC126373073 isoform X1: protein MVEKHFQKTVKLENDRFTVDLPLKVPIHDINATLGDSFDLALYRFLNLEKKLHKNINLLTEYQNFIHQYVELGHAHFVDFKSLNFNTDPLYFLPHHAVINESSKTTRTRVVFDGSMKTKKKVSLNDILLNGGVVQRDLFEIILLYRIGDFTFNTDIKKMFRNILVNPEHASLQNILWRDQPNQPINIIRLDTVTYGLKTSSYLATRCLLELANLHETSFPLASFIIKNCVYVDDILYSSSNLSILLEAKAQLAGLLSLGGFEMHKWSSNCETILADIPMEKRQVDMIELQKENYSIKALGLTIDSKKDCFIIKSPESLSRAVTKRQILSHIASFYDPLGFISPIIVRGKAIMQKLWCEKIGWDSDPPQQLKGEWADFASSLAAMKPILLDRNIQVPSDAKAVQLVGFADASSSIGYGACLYLRVEDKSGNVTMSLLCSKSRINPRTKSLTIPRLELNANLLLARLARKVYDTLQIKLKIDDVYLFSDSQIALSWIYTNVIKLQAYISNRVRVIQQLTKRWRWGYVDTHENPADYISRGLDPRELPSCSMWWDGPDFLKQREYIFNANIPKNTEKLPELCDVDREAPPRGNDDALTAPSADVVLCTLKEKQIFQLVEKYSDLNKMTRVLAYVIRFCNNCKPGNIKSRSKHISSDELRQALGILIRHEQEYYCKDEIRALHKGENVKGSLKPLHPFIDDTGLLRVGGRLHNSAVPYNQKHPIILPKGSKITNLIIYHEHLRMLHAGPKLLLSQLNQKYYLVNGLRQIKKITYSCLPCFRMKAACAKQLMGSLPKQRVTASRAFQVVGIDFAGPVQIKNSRVRRALVTKGYICVFVCFITKAIHLEVASDLSTDTFLACFKRFISRRAMPTEVFCDNGGAFKGAANHLADLYKLNSSTSHQTQVQNYSSQIGIKFNFTPSYSPVFAGLAEAAVKSMKYHLKRTLQKSILTYEQLHTVICQIESILNSRPLMPVCSSDSSDFSYLTPGHFIVGCPLTSYPEPDISEVPSNRLKFWKVVENMKQSFWKVWHRQYLNVLQSRPKWRDDLPNICVEKMVLLKEANSPPLYWPLARISKVFPGNDGKVRALEVTTSNGKVYSRSLSGICLLPFD from the coding sequence ATGGTAGAAAAGCATTTTCAAAAAACTGTAAAATTGGAGAATGATAGGTTTACAGTAGATTTACCTTTGAAAGTGCCGATACATGACATTAATGCGACTCTAGGGGACTCCTTTGATTTGGCGCTATACCGATTtttaaatcttgaaaagaagcttcataaaaatattaatttgttgaCAGAGTACCAAAACTTCATCCACCAATATGTGGAATTGGGCCATGCACATTTTGTggattttaaatcattaaattttAACACAGATCCACTCTACTTCCTTCCCCACCACGCGGTAATCAATGAAAGTAGTAAAACAACACGAACTCGCGTTGTATTCGATGGATCTATGAAAACGAAAAAGAAGGTTTCTCTCAATGATATCTTACTCAATGGTGGGGTGGTACAGAGGGAtctttttgaaataattttattatacagaATTGGAGATTTTACGTTCAACACGGATATCAAAAAGATGTTTAGAAACATTCTAGTCAACCCTGAGCATGCATCATTGCAGAACATCTTATGGCGTGATCAACCTAATCAGCCTATTAACATTATTCGGCTAGATACCGTTACATACGGCCTAAAAACCTCGAGTTACCTCGCCACACGATGTCTGCTTGAACTAGCGAACTTGCACGAAACCAGCTTTCCTTTAGCTTCATTTATCATTAAAAACTGTGTGTATGTTGATGACATTTTGTATTCAAGTTCAAATTTATCCATTTTATTGGAAGCGAAGGCACAGCTTGCAGGTTTGCTTAGTTTGGGTGGCTTCGAAATGCATAAATGGTCGTCTAATTGCGAAACTATTTTGGCTGACATACCCATGGAAAAAAGACAGGTAGATATGATCGAActgcaaaaagaaaattatagtaTAAAAGCTTTAGGTTTGACAATTGACTCTAAAAAAGATTGTTTCATCATAAAATCTCCCGAAAGCCTGTCTCGAGCGGTAACAAAGCGACAAATTCTAAGTCACATTGCTAGCTTTTATGACCCACTAGGTTTCATTTCACCTATCATTGTTAGGGGGAAGGCGATTATGCAAAAGTTGTGGTGCGAGAAAATAGGTTGGGATTCCGACCCACCGCAACAGCTAAAGGGTGAGTGGGCTGACTTTGCAAGCAGCTTAGCCGCTATGAAACCAATTCTTTTAGACAGGAACATACAGGTGCCGAGCGACGCAAAAGCCGTGCAACTCGTTGGCTTTGCCGACGCTTCAAGCAGCATAGGCTACGGTGCCTGCTTATACTTACGAGTAGAAGACAAATCAGGTAATGTTACCATGTCCTTACTCTGTTCGAAGTCCAGAATAAACCCACGCACGAAGTCACTAACAATCCCACGTCTTGAGCTTAATGCTAACTTGTTATTAGCACGACTTGCACGTAAAGTGTATGATACACTGCaaataaaactcaaaattgatgacgtttatttattttctgactcaCAGATAGCTTTGTCGTGGATTTAtacaaatgtaataaaattacaagcTTATATATCGAACAGGGTAAGAGTCATTCAACAGTTGACCAAGAGATGGCGCTGGGGCTACGTCGACACACACGAGAATCCCGCAGATTACATCAGCCGAGGTCTGGACCCGCGAGAACTTCCTTCCTGCAGTATGTGGTGGGACGGGCCAGATTTTCTGAAACAAAGGGAGTACATATTTAATGCTAATATACCTAAAAATACGGAGAAATTACCTGAGTTGTGTGACGTCGACCGCGAAGCTCCTCCGCGCGGCAACGACGATGCTCTTACCGCCCCCTCCGCCGACGTGGTCCTCTGCACCctgaaagaaaaacaaatttttcAGTTAGTAGAAAAATATTCAGATTTGAATAAAATGACGCGAGTTTTAGCATACGTCATACGCTTCTGTAACAATTGCAAGCCAGGTAATATTAAATCTCGATCGAAACACATATCGAGCGACGAATTAAGGCAAGCGCTAGGTATATTGATTAGGCACGAACAAGAATATTATTGTAAGGACGAGATACGTGCACTGCATAAAGGTGAAAACGTCAAAGGCTCTCTGAAACCTCTACACCCTTTTATTGACGATACAGGCTTGTTACGTGTAGGAGGAAGGCTTCATAACTCTGCAGTACCTTACAACCAAAAACATCCTATTATATTGCCCAAAGGTTCTAAAATAACCAACCTTATAATATACCATGAGCATCTTAGAATGCTTCACGCTGGCCCTAAGCTATTGTTATCacaattaaatcaaaaatattaccTCGTTAATGGTTTGCGCcaaatcaagaaaataacatatTCATGCTTACCTTGTTTCAGGATGAAAGCAGCTTGTGCAAAGCAGCTGATGGGTTCGCTGCCTAAGCAGCGCGTAACCGCCTCCCGAGCTTTTCAAGTTGTCGGGATAGACTTTGCTGGGCCGgtacaaattaaaaattctagAGTCAGACGAGCATTAGTCACAAAAGGTTACATTTGCGTATTTGTTTGCTTTATTACAAAAGCTATACATTTAGAAGTGGCTTCTGACCTATCTACAGACACATTCTTAGCGTGTTTTAAGAGATTTATCTCACGACGTGCTATGCCCACTGAAGTTTTTTGCGACAACGGAGGTGCCTTTAAAGGCGCGGCTAACCATCTAGCTGACTTGTACAAGCTTAACAGCTCAACGAGCCATCAAACACAGGTGCAaaattattcatcacaaattgGTATCAAATTTAACTTCACACCTAGCTACTCGCCCGTGTTTGCTGGCCTCGCTGAAGCTGCAGTGAAAAGCATGAAGTATCATTTAAAAAGAACACTGCAAaagagtatacttacttacgagCAGCTTCATACGGTTATATGCCAAATAGAGTCGATATTAAACTCACGTCCGTTAATGCCCGTGTGTTCATCGGATTCCTCTGATTTCAGTTACCTCACGCCGGGTCATTTTATTGTGGGTTGTCCACTCACCTCGTATCCTGAGCCAGACATTTCAGAAGTCCCTAGTAATAGGCTTAAATTTTGGAAAGTAGTAGAAAATATGAAACAATCCTTCTGGAAGGTATGGCACAGGCAATATCTAAACGTTTTACAATCTAGACCAAAATGGCGTGACGATTTACCTAACATTTGTGTAGAAAAAATGGTATTATTGAAAGAGGCGAACTCTCCACCTCTGTATTGGCCATTGGCGCGTATTTCTAAGGTTTTTCCTGGCAACGATGGCAAAGTGCGAGCACTTGAGGTAACCACCTCCAATGGTAAAGTATATAGTCGCTCACTTTCAGGTATATGTTTATTACCCTTCGACTAA